The following are encoded in a window of Parambassis ranga chromosome 15, fParRan2.1, whole genome shotgun sequence genomic DNA:
- the degs1 gene encoding sphingolipid delta(4)-desaturase DES1 — MGNRVVREDYEWVYTDQPHADRRREILAKYPEIKSLMGPDPRLKWIVCMMVAIQFLAFYLVKDLDWKWVLFWTYAFGSCINHSMTLAIHEISHNTAFGNNKAVWNRYFAMFANLPIGLPYSASFKRYHLDHHRYLGGDGVDVDIPTEFEGWFFCTRCRKFIWIILQPLFYAVRPLCINPKPISRLELTNVAFQLTFDMLLYWLCGAKPVVYMLAGSMLGMGLHPISGHFIAEHYMFLKGHETYSYYGSLNLLTFNVGYHNEHHDFPSIPGRRLPMVKKIAAEYYDDLPQYTSWVKVLYDFIMDDTLSPYSRIKRKLKGDVKQE; from the exons ATGGGGAATCGAGTCGTTCGCGAGGACTATGAATGGGTCTATACCGACCAGCCGCACGCCGACCGAAGAAGGGAGATTCTGG CCAAATATCCAGAAATCAAGTCACTGATGGGTCCTGATCCTAGGCTGAAGTGGATTGTGTGCATGATGGTGGCGATACAATTTTTAGCTTTTTACCTGGTCAAAGACTTGGACTGGAAATGGGTTTTGTTTTGGACTTATGCATTTGGCAGTTGTATCAATCATTCAATGACCCTTGCTATTCACGAAATCTCCCACAATACTGCCTTTGGAAACAACAAAGCTGTGTGGAATCGCTACTTTGCAATGTTTGCCAACCTGCCCATTGGTTTGCCCTACTCTGCCTCCTTCAAGCGCTACCACCTGGATCACCACCGCTACCTGGGTGGGGATGGTGTTGACGTAGACATCCCCACGGAATTTGAAGGCTGGTTCTTCTGTACACGCTGCCGCAAGTTCATCTGGATTATCCTACAACCACTGTTCTATGCTGTCCGGCCCCTCTGCATCAACCCTAAACCCATCTCTCGGCTTGAGTTGACGAACGTGGCCTTCCAGCTCACTTTTGACATGCTTCTGTACTGGCTGTGTGGGGCCAAACCAGTGGTCTACATGCTAGCTGGCTCCATGCTGGGAATGGGCCTCCACCCCATCTCCGGACACTTCATAGCTGAGCACTACATGTTCTTAAAGGGTCACGAGACATATTCCTACTATGGCTCCCTCAACCTGCTTACCTTCAACGTGGGCTATCACAATGAACACCATGACTTCCCCAGCATACCAGGACGAAGACTCCCCATG GTTAAGAAAATAGCAGCAGAATATTATGATGACCTGCCTCAGTACACATCGTGGGTGAAGGTCCTCTATGACTTCATCATGGACGACACACTCAGCCCATACTCTCGAATCAAGAGAAAGCTGAAGGGAGACGTCAAACAGGAGTAA
- the LOC114447558 gene encoding LOW QUALITY PROTEIN: nuclear valosin-containing protein-like (The sequence of the model RefSeq protein was modified relative to this genomic sequence to represent the inferred CDS: inserted 1 base in 1 codon; deleted 1 base in 1 codon; substituted 1 base at 1 genomic stop codon) — protein MKNKGGGCLDRRLRERVEQYLVSQNNEYVDISAMALDLQKLHRMEYGRRNKTAFRIQVEKVYDAIIKKCELDDLESKHLAKRAKFNDTGDDTSDSEESSESDHHVLDNSPTKHINTSLTSLYQKGNPATTSTINPPPTVGTQVSTGGWFVSGGGPEKSSILIDLCEDEPAITATDTDTPMLEPKSRKKSKKRAKGFISETSEAHSLKAKGNSPELQYSTLKFEDVGSNEETLTELCKLLIHMRHPEVYQQLGMVPPRGFLLHGPPGCGKTLLAQAVAGELQLPMLKVSAPELVSGVSGESEQKLRDLFDLAVRSAPCVLFIDEIDAITPKREMASKDMERRIVAQMLTCMDDLNSLTVPAQYWSLVQTNRLDSLDPALRRAGRFDREICLGVPDEASRLRILKTLCRKIKLPEDFDYQQLARLTPGYVGADLMALCREAAMSAVNRVLLKIREPPQTQRKIQTEXALGEEQPVTDINPVLQEQSGPSHVQQEELCQLLHILKSDQTLAENDLAGLSILMSDFQSSLATVQPSAKREGFATVPDVTWEDVGALQDIREELTMAILAPVRSPEQFSALGSSLPLEVLLAGPPGCGKTLLAKAVANESGLNFISVKGPELLTWXDLSLSFYVGESERAVRQVFQRACNSAPCVIFFDEIDALCPRRSGHESGASVRVVNQLLTEMDGLQTRRQVFIMAATNRPDIIDPAILRPGRLDKTLYVGLPPPADRHAILLTITKGGTIPQLEQDVCLKEIAFDKRCDCFTGADLTALVREASVSALSAHLKAQHSAASCGHTQLFGSATDIRVSKHNFEVAFQKVRPSVSKKDQAVYEQLRESLSQ, from the exons ATGAAGAACAAAGGTGGTGGTTGTCTGGACCGACGGCTCAGAGAAAGAGTGGAGCAG TATCTGGTGTCCCAAAACAATGAATATGTGGACATTTCAGCCATGGCTCTGGACCTTCAAAAACTACACAG AATGGAGTATGGCAGGCGAAACAAGACCGCTTTCAGGATTCAAGTAGagaaag TGTATGATGCTATCATAAAGAAGTGTGAGCTAGATGACCTGGAGAGTAAACACTTGGCTAAGAGAGCCAAATTCAATGACACTGG TGATGACACCAGTGATTCAGAAGAGTCCTCTGAAAGTGATCACCACGTTTTGGACAACTCT CCTACCAAGCACATCAACACCTCACTTACATCTTTGTACCAGAAAGGAAACCCAGCTACCACCAGCACCATCAACCCTCCTCCCACTGTAGGGACACAGGTTTCCACAGGAGGCTGGTTTGTTAGTGGTGGAGGCCCAGAAAAAAGCAGCATCCTCATTGACCTGTGTGAAGATGAGCCTGCTATCACAGCAACAGAT ACGGACACACCCATGTTAGAGCCAAAGTCTCGCAAAAAGTCCAAGAAAAGGGCAAAAGGCTTCATTTCTGAAACCTCTGAGGCTCACTCCCTGAAAG caAAGGGAAACTCACCAGAGCTCCAATATTCCACCCTGAAGTTTGAAGATGTGGGAAGTAATGAAGAAACGTTAACG GAGTTGTGCAAGCTGTTGATTCACATGCGTCACCCAGAAGTGTACCAGCAACTGGGAATGGTTCCTCCTAGGGGCTTTCTTCTCCATGGACCTCCAGGCTGCGGAAAAACACTGCTGGCACAGGCTGTGGCGGGA GAGTTGCAGCTGCCCATGTTGAAGGTATCTGCTCCTGAGCTGGTGTCTGGAGTGTCTGGGGAATCTGAACAGAAGCTCAGGGACCTGTTTGATCTGGCAGT ACGCTCTGCCCCATGTGTCTTGTTCATAGATGAGATAGATGCAATCACCCCTAAAAGAGAGATGGCTTCCAAAGACATGGAGAGGAGGATTGTAGCACAGATGCTAACCTGCATGGATG ACCTGAACAGTCTGACAGTACCAGCTCAGTATTGGTCATTGGTGCAAACCAACAGACTAGACTCCCTGGACCCTGCCCTCCGCAGAGCTGGGCGCTTTGACAGAGAGATCTGCTTGGGA GTCCCTGATGAAGCATCTCGTCTAAG AATCTTGAAGACACTGTGCCGAAAAATAAAGCTTCCGGAGGACTTTGACTACCAGCAGCTGGCCAGACTTACCCCCGGCTATGTGGGTGCAGACCTCATGGCTTTATGCCGTGAAGCTGCCATGAGTGCTGTTAATAGGGTTCTGCTTAAAATAAGGGAACCTCCACAGACTCAAAGAAAAATCCAGACCG CAGCTCTGGGTGAAGAACAACCAGTAACAGATATCAACCCCGTACTTCAAGAACAATCTGGACCGAGTCACGTGCAG CAGGAGGAATTATGCCAGTTGCTGCACATACTGAAGAGCGATCAGACACTGGCAGAGAATGATCTTGCTGGCCTGTCCATTCTGATGTCAGACTTCCAGAGCTCTCTGGCTACTGTCCAGCCCTCTGCGAAGAGGGAGGGCTTCGCCACAGTACCTGATGTCACCTGGGAGGATGTGGGCGCCTTGCAGGACATCAGAGAAGAGCTTACCATGGCCATACTG GCGCCGGTGCGTTCTCCGGAGCAGTTCAGTGCTCTGGGCTCATCGCTCCCTCTGGAGGTGTTGCTAGCTGGGCCTCCAGGATGTGGGAAAACGCTGCTGGCCAAG GCAGTGGCCAATGAGTCGGGCCTCAACTTCATCTCTGTCAAGGGTCCAGAACTGCTCACATGGTGAGACTTGTCATTGAGTTTT tatGTGGGAGAGAGTGAGCGGGCTGTCAGACAGGTGTTCCAGAGAGCTTGCAACTCGGCTCCTTGTGTTATCTTTTTTGATGAGATTGACGCGCTGTGTCCCCGCCGCTCAGGCCATGAA TCAGGAGCCAGTGTGCGGGTGGTTAACcagctgctcacagagatgGACGGTCTACAGACTCGACGGCAAGTCTTCATCATGGCGGCAACCAACAGACCAG ATATCATTGACCCGGCCATACTGAGGCCAGGTCGTCTCGATAAAACCTTGTATGTGGGTCTCCCCCCTCCAGCAGACCGCCATGCTATCCTGCTCACCATTACCAAG GGGGGTACCATACCTCAGCTGGAGCAGGATGTCTGTCTTAAAGAGATTGCCTTCGATAAGCGCTGTGATTGCTTCAC TGGAGCTGACCTGACTGCATTAGTGAGGGAGGCATCTGTGAGTGCTCTGAGTGCTCACCTGAAGGCCCAGCATTCAGCTGCTTCATGTG gtcacacacagctTTTTGGCTCTGCCACTGACATCAGAGTGAGCAAACATAACTTTGAGGTTGCCTTCCAAAAGGTTCGTCCATCTGTATCTAAAAAG GACCAGGCAGTGTACGAACAACTCAGAGAGTCCCTCAGCCAATGA